TACGCGCTTTCGAATTGTATTTACAATTTCACGGTTATGCGTTGCCATTAAAATAGTCGTACCGCGTTTATTAATCTCCTCAAAAATATCCATGATTTCCCATGAAGTCTCCGGATCAAGGTTCCCTGTCGGTTCGTCGGCGATGACAACCTTAGGACTATTCACAATTGAACGCGCAATAGACACACGCTGCTGCTCTCCTCCAGATAATTCATCAGGGAAAGAATCCATTTTACCCTTTAACTTAACAAGCTCTAGCACCTCTAGCACTCGCTTTTTAATTTCTTCGGGACTTTGCTCAATTACTTCTAGTGCAAAAGCAATGTTTTCATAGACCGTTAATTTTGGAAGCAGCTTGAAATCTTGAAAGACTACACCAATATGACGTCTAAAGATAGGAACTCTGCTATCTTTTATTTTTGCTACATTTGCACCGTTTACAATGATATTTCCTGAAGAAGGCTTTTCTTCACGATACATCATTTTAATAAAAGTGGATTTTCCTGCTCCACTTGGTCCTACGATATAAGCAAACTCACCTTGATTAATCTTGATGCTAATGCCATTGATTGCTTTTACACCGTTCGGATACGTTTTATATACATTTTGCATTTCAATCATAAGTAATCACCTAATCAAGTGTGTTATTTTAATACTATGTAAAACTTGTCAAAATACGACAAAACTCTACAATTCAAACCAAAAATTCGACTCTTCTCACGCGCTTTCTCATTATAACATCACTCTTCGTGAAAATAAGCCCCAAAAATATTACATTTTTATTTCAAATATGACATAAGTAGGATATTTTTAGCAGGGTATGAGAATTTATCCTTATTTTTAATTCTGTTGTTTTTTGCTGTTCATTTTTTTACGAATATCGTTAGACAAAGCACATTCATGTCTACTTTTTTACAAACGAGGTATGATAAATAAGAAAAACGATGAGGAGAGATAACATGATCACTATTTATGGAAGTTCACGGGAAAACGGAAATACGGAAGAATTGGCTAAAGCAGTCTTAAAAGATATCAATACTGAAGAAGTTTACTTACGTAGGCATACCATTAACCCCATTACTGATATGCGTCACGATGAACATGGATTTACCAATCAACAAGATGATTATTATGATATAGCGAAAAAGATGGCAGCGCACGATACTATTTTATTTGTTACGCCTCTTTACTGGTACGGTATGAGCGGATTGATGAAGAACTTTGTGGATCGTTGGTCTGAAAGCCTTAGAGATTCGACAATCAACTTTAAAGAACAAATGAAAAGTAAGCGCGTCTATGTATTAGTAGTCGGGGGCACAGGAGCATCTGTAAAGGCCCTTCCTCTTATTATGCAATTTCAATACATTGTCGATTTTATTGGTTCTTCCTTTAGCGGATACATCATTGGAGAAGCCAATGCACCTGGAGACATAACAAAAGATGTCAAAGCTCAACAGCAAGCTATTGTCTTAAATGAACAATTAAAGCAGCTTTAACACAAAAATAAGACGGATAACCGTCTTATTTTTTCTTTGCCAGCCAAGCCGCAACTTTTTTGGCATCTTCTTCATTAATCAGTCCTTTTGGCATACCGCCTTGACCATTGTTAATAATGTTTTCAATTTCAGCTTCTGAGTGCTTGCTGCCTACATGCTGCAAGCTTGGCCCATTTGCTCCTCCTAAATCTACACCGTGACAGCCTGTACAGTTTTTCTTCACAATATCTTCTGCACTCGCTGAAGATTCACCGGCAGATTCATTTTTGGAACTGCCTCCGCCGCACGCGGACAAAACAAGCGCTAGGCCAATTGTTAACGTTAATAATACTTTTTTCAAGCCTTCTCCCCCTTGCTGTAGAGTTTTCACTCTATTATAACCTACTCAAGAATGTTTAAAACACTCTGTTTACAAGGACTTTGTTTCAATTTCATGAATTCTCTCATCGTATTTATGTATGAGGTCAAGCAATTGATTCGTTTCCTAAACGTTTTTTGTATACTACGCGTGAAATTGTCACACTGAGCTCATATAAGAGCAGAAGCGGGACAATGACTAAAATATCGGAAATAAAATCAGGAGGAGTAATAAGCACAGATATCACAATTAAAGCAAAATAAGATAACTTCCTTGCTTTAGCTAACCTCACTGGATTTAGAACCCCTAAACGCGTTAAAAATAAGACAACTAAAGGCATTTCAAATAAAAAACCAAATGGTAAACACAGATTAAGCATAAAACGGAAATAATGCTCCGCCGTAAACATGAGTGAAAACTGATCATTCGACAAACCTGTTAAAAATGCTAAAACCATTGGAAATAAAACAAAATAACCAAACCCCAAGCCACTTACAAATAAGAGAAAAAAGAATGGAATGAAGGTAATCATAATCTTATACTCTTCCTTTTTTAATCCCGGTGAAACAAACCGAAATACTTGATAAGCAGCTACTGGAAGTGTAAAAGCAAGCGCAAAAACAAATGCAAGCACCATATAAATCCATACAATTTCACTTGGTCCAAGTACAGCAAGCTTGCCGTCCAAATCTTTCACTAGCCACTGATAAATATCTTGTACAAATACAAAACTGACAATAAGTAAAACTACAAATGCACAAAGTGTTTTAATAATACGAACACGCAATTCTTCAAGGTGCTCCATCAAGCTCATTTCTCCCATTGTCTATTTCTCCTTTCTGACAAGTAGAAATAGACGAGTTTCCTCGTCTATTTCCTTACTTACAGTGTCGATTCATTCCTTTTTTGTTCAGAAACGGTTGCTGCCTGCTTTTCTTTAACACTTTCATCATCTGATACGAGCCCTTTTGCTGCTCCTTTAAATTCAGTTAATGTTCGCCCAAACGCCCGTCCAACTTCCGGCAGCTTAGACGGCCCAAAAATAATTAACGCAATGACCAAAATAATAACTAAACCAGGAATTCCAATATTAGAAAGCATACTTGACCTCCTTTCCCTTACTCAATTTACTGCTGTACTTTTTCTTTCTTTTTCAACTCTTGTTTTTCATGTGCTTTCCCGTGTGCCCGCATACGATCTTCCTCTACTTCCTTAGAAATCTTTAGCCCACGCGGCACGTTATTTACTTCAACTTCTGTCATACCTTTTCCATCTTTTTTATATTGAAAGGAAGCTCGAGTTGAAATTTCCGCACCAGGTTCTGTTACAAAAGGCACAACGCGATAATCAGCTTGCCATATATCAGGAGTGACCGTACACCTTACATATCCTCTGTAATCATTAAAGAATGTGAGATGTGGATTTTGACTTAAAATTTTATCCGTATCAGCTCGTTTATCTGCTCCGTTCCCTCCGGAAGTGATGGAGGTGCCGACGAACTCTGCACCAATAATTCTTGAATTAAGATTGGCAAAATCCGTGTGTAAATTAGAAGCCCAGTTAGCGTGCACATCTCCAGTTAGTACAATGACGTTGTCCAACTTTTTCTTTTCAATAAAATCAATAACACGCTGACGATTCGCCGTATACCCATCCCATGCATCCATGCTGTATGTAGGCTTAGCCGCCGTTCCAAATTTTCTGGGAGCAAAGAAAATTTGTTGAGCCAGTACGTTCCAATGACACGCTGATTTTTCAAGATTAGTAAAAAGCCATTTTTCTTGTTCAATCCCTAATAGCGTACGTTTAGGATCAAGAGATTCTGGCGTTTGCGGCTTTGTTCCGTCTCCGTTTGCTTGATCGTCTCTGTATTGACGCGTATCCAACACTTGAAAGGAAGCTAGTTTCCCATATGAAAAGTCACGATACAATCTCATATCCGTTCCGTGAGGCAAGGATGTTTGACGCAAAGGCATATGTTCGTAATAAGCTTGATAAGCTGCCGCGCGGCGTTGAATAAATGCTTCTACTGATTGTCCTTTTTCAGGAATTACATTTGCATAATTGTTTTCTACTTCATGATCATCCCACGTCACAATCCACGGAAAAGCAGCATGAGCAGACTTCAAATTGGCATCTGACCTGTACTGAGCATGCCTGTTTCGATAGTCTTGAAGCGTTTGAATTTCTGCGCTGCTGTGAGTACGAACATTTCCGCTTGCAGCCACATACTCGTTTGGTCCATAT
The genomic region above belongs to Priestia megaterium and contains:
- the ftsE gene encoding cell division ATP-binding protein FtsE — translated: MIEMQNVYKTYPNGVKAINGISIKINQGEFAYIVGPSGAGKSTFIKMMYREEKPSSGNIIVNGANVAKIKDSRVPIFRRHIGVVFQDFKLLPKLTVYENIAFALEVIEQSPEEIKKRVLEVLELVKLKGKMDSFPDELSGGEQQRVSIARSIVNSPKVVIADEPTGNLDPETSWEIMDIFEEINKRGTTILMATHNREIVNTIRKRVIAIENGNVVRDEVRGEYGYEG
- a CDS encoding flavodoxin family protein — protein: MITIYGSSRENGNTEELAKAVLKDINTEEVYLRRHTINPITDMRHDEHGFTNQQDDYYDIAKKMAAHDTILFVTPLYWYGMSGLMKNFVDRWSESLRDSTINFKEQMKSKRVYVLVVGGTGASVKALPLIMQFQYIVDFIGSSFSGYIIGEANAPGDITKDVKAQQQAIVLNEQLKQL
- the cccB gene encoding cytochrome c551 → MKKVLLTLTIGLALVLSACGGGSSKNESAGESSASAEDIVKKNCTGCHGVDLGGANGPSLQHVGSKHSEAEIENIINNGQGGMPKGLINEEDAKKVAAWLAKKK
- the tatC gene encoding twin-arginine translocase subunit TatC; its protein translation is MGEMSLMEHLEELRVRIIKTLCAFVVLLIVSFVFVQDIYQWLVKDLDGKLAVLGPSEIVWIYMVLAFVFALAFTLPVAAYQVFRFVSPGLKKEEYKIMITFIPFFFLLFVSGLGFGYFVLFPMVLAFLTGLSNDQFSLMFTAEHYFRFMLNLCLPFGFLFEMPLVVLFLTRLGVLNPVRLAKARKLSYFALIVISVLITPPDFISDILVIVPLLLLYELSVTISRVVYKKRLGNESIA
- a CDS encoding twin-arginine translocase TatA/TatE family subunit — its product is MLSNIGIPGLVIILVIALIIFGPSKLPEVGRAFGRTLTEFKGAAKGLVSDDESVKEKQAATVSEQKRNESTL
- a CDS encoding alkaline phosphatase D family protein codes for the protein MEQVKQNSFSSSKGFDRRRFLQGAGKVAGVSLGLTIAQSIGLNAVEVSAAAPKFSSYPFTLGVASGDPLADSIVLWTRLAPDPLNGGGMPNQPVPVKWELAEDEDFHRIVKRGTEIARPELAHSVHVDVKGLKPNRIYYYRFKSGHELSPVGKTKTLPSANAEVASMTFAFASCQQYEHGYFTAYEHMVKEQLDFVVHLGDYIYEYGPNEYVAASGNVRTHSSAEIQTLQDYRNRHAQYRSDANLKSAHAAFPWIVTWDDHEVENNYANVIPEKGQSVEAFIQRRAAAYQAYYEHMPLRQTSLPHGTDMRLYRDFSYGKLASFQVLDTRQYRDDQANGDGTKPQTPESLDPKRTLLGIEQEKWLFTNLEKSACHWNVLAQQIFFAPRKFGTAAKPTYSMDAWDGYTANRQRVIDFIEKKKLDNVIVLTGDVHANWASNLHTDFANLNSRIIGAEFVGTSITSGGNGADKRADTDKILSQNPHLTFFNDYRGYVRCTVTPDIWQADYRVVPFVTEPGAEISTRASFQYKKDGKGMTEVEVNNVPRGLKISKEVEEDRMRAHGKAHEKQELKKKEKVQQ